In Streptomyces sp. NBC_01551, one DNA window encodes the following:
- a CDS encoding GbsR/MarR family transcriptional regulator, with amino-acid sequence MDVRDVDDVRSDEAVSRFVERFAAQLTEAGMQRMAARVFAQLLASDSGAMTSAELSEALRISPAAVSGAVAYLTQVTMVSREREPGSRRDRYVLHNELWYETFTRRDQVLTMFEKTLRDGVTGLGADTPAGARMAETAAFFEFLQGEMLAMMDRWRAHRATLDLP; translated from the coding sequence ATGGATGTACGAGACGTGGACGACGTACGGAGCGACGAGGCGGTCTCCCGCTTCGTGGAGCGGTTCGCCGCACAGCTGACCGAGGCGGGCATGCAGCGCATGGCGGCCCGCGTCTTCGCGCAGCTGCTGGCGAGCGACAGCGGCGCGATGACCTCGGCGGAACTGAGCGAGGCCCTGCGGATCAGCCCGGCGGCGGTGTCGGGCGCGGTGGCCTACCTGACGCAGGTCACCATGGTCAGCCGGGAGCGCGAACCGGGCTCCCGGCGCGACCGGTACGTGCTGCACAACGAGCTCTGGTACGAGACGTTCACCCGGCGGGACCAGGTGCTGACCATGTTCGAGAAGACCCTCCGCGACGGCGTGACGGGCCTCGGCGCGGACACCCCGGCGGGCGCGCGGATGGCGGAGACGGCGGCGTTCTTCGAGTTCCTCCAGGGCGAGATGCTCGCGATGATGGACCGCTGGCGGGCTCACCGGGCCACGCTGGACCTCCCGTAG
- a CDS encoding ABC transporter ATP-binding protein: MTKAISVAGLHKAFGRTHALDGLDLSVATGEVHGFLGPNGAGKSTTIRVLLGLLRADSGAAELLGGDPWADAVALHRRVAYVPGDVTLWRNLSGGEVIDLYGRLRGGLDRARRAELVERFELDPTKKGRTYSKGNRQKVALVAAFASDVELLILDEPTSGLDPLMEEVFQSCVADARAAGRTILLSSHILSEVEALCDRVSIIRKGRTVESGTLAELRHLTRTSISAELAGPPNGLARLPGVYDVEVRGLKVSLQADTDKLDAVLRSLTQSGVRSLTSTPPTLEELFLRHYADDVRAGANAGASR; the protein is encoded by the coding sequence ATGACGAAGGCAATCAGCGTTGCCGGCCTCCACAAGGCGTTCGGCCGCACCCACGCCCTGGACGGGCTCGACCTCTCGGTCGCCACCGGCGAGGTCCACGGTTTCCTCGGCCCCAACGGCGCCGGCAAGTCCACGACCATCCGCGTCCTGCTCGGCCTGCTGCGCGCCGACTCCGGCGCCGCCGAGCTGCTCGGCGGCGACCCCTGGGCCGACGCCGTCGCACTCCACCGTCGCGTCGCCTACGTCCCCGGGGACGTCACCCTCTGGCGCAACCTCTCCGGCGGCGAGGTCATCGACCTCTACGGGCGGCTGCGCGGCGGCCTCGACCGCGCCCGCCGGGCCGAGCTCGTCGAGCGGTTCGAACTCGACCCGACCAAGAAGGGCCGTACGTACTCCAAGGGCAACCGGCAGAAGGTCGCCCTCGTCGCCGCCTTCGCCTCCGACGTCGAGCTGCTCATCCTCGACGAGCCCACCTCGGGCCTCGACCCGCTGATGGAGGAGGTCTTCCAGAGCTGCGTGGCCGACGCCCGCGCCGCCGGGCGCACCATCCTGCTCAGCTCGCACATCCTCAGCGAGGTCGAGGCCCTCTGCGACCGGGTCAGCATCATCCGCAAGGGCCGCACCGTCGAGAGCGGCACCCTCGCCGAACTGCGCCACCTCACCCGTACGTCGATCAGCGCCGAGCTCGCCGGACCGCCGAACGGGCTCGCCCGGCTGCCGGGCGTGTACGACGTCGAGGTGCGCGGGCTGAAGGTCAGCCTGCAGGCCGACACCGACAAGCTGGACGCCGTCCTGCGCTCCCTCACCCAGTCGGGCGTACGGTCGCTGACCTCGACCCCGCCGACCCTGGAGGAGCTCTTCCTCCGCCACTACGCGGACGACGTCCGAGCCGGCGCGAACGCGGGTGCGTCCCGATGA
- a CDS encoding ABC transporter permease, translating into MRNQLAGTGALLRLALRRDRVMMPVWILVVAMLVLSLPASLESVYGTAAERARLVATMTTNGSLRALYGPVFGDSIGALTAWRGGVFAGLLAGIMSLVIVVRHTREEEESGRQELLSAAMVGRRAPLTAALLAALTANALVALLVTAALAGRGAGGALALGLGIGATGMLFASLAAIAAQLTESARLAKGLAGAFVGAAFVLRAAGDAGTADGGSALTWASPLGWLEHVRAFAAERWWVLALFAAASAAQLAAAYALAARRDVGMSFLPARPGPAQGRLGTAGALAWRLQRGGLLGWSLGFLAAGLVFGGMTDGATELVGGNDKTREIIERMGGQGGQSAAQGALADTFLAAMAGMLGMVAALYIVSSVLRLSGEESGQRAEPLLAGAVGRLRWAGGHLAVAFGGSALILLLAGLGLGIGHGQDVAGAVGATLGQLPAVWVIGALAALLHGAAPRFAGAAWAVAGTALALGWVGPALNLPQAVLNLSPFAHLPKLPGAQALEWAPLVALTALAAALLAAGLTALRRRDLAA; encoded by the coding sequence ATGAGGAACCAACTGGCGGGCACCGGGGCCCTGCTGCGCCTCGCCCTGCGCCGCGACCGCGTCATGATGCCGGTCTGGATCCTGGTCGTGGCGATGCTCGTGCTGAGCCTGCCCGCCTCCCTCGAATCGGTGTACGGGACGGCCGCCGAACGGGCCCGCCTCGTCGCGACGATGACCACCAACGGCTCGCTCCGCGCCCTGTACGGACCCGTCTTCGGCGACTCGATCGGTGCCCTGACCGCCTGGCGCGGAGGGGTCTTCGCCGGTCTGCTCGCCGGGATCATGAGCCTGGTCATCGTGGTCCGGCACACCCGCGAAGAGGAGGAGTCGGGCCGTCAGGAGCTGCTCTCCGCCGCCATGGTGGGCCGCCGCGCCCCGCTCACGGCTGCCCTCCTCGCCGCCCTGACCGCCAACGCGCTGGTCGCCCTGCTCGTCACCGCCGCTCTCGCCGGGCGCGGCGCCGGCGGGGCACTTGCCCTCGGGCTGGGCATCGGCGCCACCGGCATGCTGTTCGCCTCCCTCGCCGCCATCGCCGCGCAGCTCACCGAGAGCGCGCGGCTCGCGAAGGGGCTCGCGGGGGCGTTCGTCGGCGCCGCGTTCGTCCTGCGCGCCGCCGGGGACGCGGGCACGGCCGACGGCGGCTCGGCGCTGACCTGGGCCTCTCCGCTCGGTTGGCTGGAACACGTACGGGCCTTCGCGGCCGAACGCTGGTGGGTACTGGCCCTGTTCGCGGCGGCCTCGGCGGCGCAGCTGGCGGCCGCGTACGCCCTGGCGGCCCGCCGCGACGTGGGCATGAGCTTCCTCCCCGCCCGGCCGGGCCCGGCGCAGGGCCGGCTCGGCACGGCCGGGGCGCTCGCCTGGCGGCTCCAGCGCGGCGGCCTGCTGGGCTGGAGCCTCGGATTCCTGGCCGCGGGCCTGGTGTTCGGCGGCATGACGGACGGTGCGACCGAGCTGGTCGGCGGCAACGACAAGACCCGCGAGATCATCGAGCGGATGGGCGGGCAGGGCGGCCAGAGCGCCGCCCAGGGCGCCCTCGCCGACACCTTCCTCGCCGCGATGGCCGGGATGCTCGGCATGGTCGCCGCCCTGTACATCGTCTCCTCCGTACTCCGCCTGAGCGGCGAGGAGTCGGGGCAGCGCGCGGAGCCGCTGCTCGCGGGCGCGGTCGGCCGGCTGCGCTGGGCCGGCGGTCATCTGGCCGTCGCCTTCGGCGGGTCGGCGCTGATCCTGCTGCTGGCGGGGCTCGGCCTCGGCATCGGGCACGGGCAGGACGTCGCCGGGGCGGTGGGCGCGACCCTCGGACAGCTCCCGGCGGTGTGGGTCATCGGGGCCCTCGCCGCTCTGCTGCACGGCGCGGCCCCCCGGTTCGCGGGCGCCGCCTGGGCCGTCGCGGGGACCGCGCTGGCCCTGGGCTGGGTCGGCCCGGCCCTGAACCTTCCGCAGGCGGTGCTGAACCTGTCGCCCTTCGCCCACCTGCCGAAGCTGCCGGGCGCGCAGGCCCTGGAGTGGGCCCCGCTCGTGGCGCTGACCGCCTTGGCGGCGGCCCTGCTGGCGGCGGGCCTGACCGCGCTGCGCCGCCGGGACCTGGCCGCGTAG
- a CDS encoding cytochrome P450, translated as MGFDPWDAAFVADPYPAYRELREQGRAIWWEATGQWLVPHYADVSALLRDRRLGRTYLHRFTHEEFGRQAPPPEHEPFHVLNGNGLLDLEDPAHARVRRLVAKAFTPRTVERLVPAVRRMAGDLTAALVADGGGDLLTAVAEPLPVAVIAELLGVPESDRGPLRPWSADICGMFELRPDEETARRAVRASVEFSDYLRGLIAERRGRPGTDLISALIAAHDEEGRLSEQEMISTCVLLLNAGHEATVNTTVNGWWALLRNPDRLADLRRNPEKLSTAVDELVRYDTPLQMFERWVLDDIEIGDTVIPRGAEVALLFGSANRDPARFTDPDTLDLVRADNPHLTFGAGIHYCLGAPLARRELEASFGALLAEGIPPLRLVREPRWRDGYVIRGLEELLVEF; from the coding sequence ATGGGCTTTGATCCGTGGGATGCCGCTTTCGTCGCCGATCCGTACCCCGCCTACCGGGAGTTGCGCGAGCAGGGCCGCGCCATCTGGTGGGAGGCGACCGGCCAGTGGCTGGTGCCGCACTACGCCGACGTGAGCGCACTGCTGCGCGACCGCCGGCTCGGCCGGACGTACCTGCACCGCTTCACCCACGAGGAGTTCGGGCGCCAGGCGCCACCGCCCGAACACGAGCCGTTCCACGTCCTCAACGGGAACGGGCTGCTGGACCTGGAGGACCCCGCGCACGCGCGGGTGCGGCGGCTGGTGGCGAAGGCGTTCACCCCGCGCACCGTGGAGCGGCTCGTGCCCGCCGTCCGCCGGATGGCCGGGGACTTGACGGCCGCTCTGGTCGCGGACGGCGGCGGCGACCTGCTCACCGCCGTCGCCGAACCGCTGCCGGTGGCGGTGATCGCGGAGCTGCTCGGCGTGCCGGAGTCGGACCGGGGGCCGCTGCGGCCCTGGTCGGCGGACATCTGCGGGATGTTCGAGCTGCGGCCGGACGAGGAGACCGCGCGCCGCGCGGTCCGGGCGAGCGTGGAGTTCAGCGACTACCTGCGCGGCCTGATCGCCGAGCGCCGGGGGCGCCCCGGCACCGATTTGATCTCCGCACTGATCGCCGCCCACGATGAGGAGGGCCGCCTCAGCGAGCAGGAAATGATCTCCACCTGCGTGCTCCTGCTCAACGCGGGGCACGAGGCGACGGTCAACACCACCGTCAACGGATGGTGGGCGCTCTTGCGCAATCCGGACCGGCTGGCGGACCTCCGACGCAATCCCGAAAAGTTGTCCACAGCTGTGGATGAACTCGTGCGCTACGACACCCCGCTCCAGATGTTCGAACGCTGGGTGCTCGACGACATCGAGATCGGTGACACCGTGATCCCGCGCGGGGCCGAGGTGGCGCTGCTCTTCGGCTCCGCCAACCGGGACCCGGCGCGCTTCACCGACCCCGACACGCTGGACCTCGTACGGGCCGACAACCCACACCTGACCTTCGGGGCCGGGATCCACTACTGCCTGGGGGCGCCGCTCGCGCGGCGGGAGCTGGAGGCCTCGTTCGGGGCGCTGCTGGCGGAGGGGATCCCGCCACTGCGGCTCGTACGGGAGCCGCGGTGGCGGGACGGGTACGTCATCCGGGGCCTGGAGGAGCTGCTCGTCGAGTTCTAG
- a CDS encoding EF-hand domain-containing protein: MTNDVLDRKLSRAFAHFDTDGSGHLESQDFVDLGSRMLAAFGEPATSPKGTAVMSGLVDFWTALSAELDRAKDGRIDLAEYQQGMRRLYVEGKAYDTTFRPLAQAVVELIDTDGDGTVSRQEFHTAQRVFDGGLGEAAAQEAFARIDSDGDGQLTVDEFETAIREYYTDPSDQAAGNVLFGRL; the protein is encoded by the coding sequence ATGACGAACGACGTACTCGACCGCAAGCTGTCCCGCGCCTTCGCCCACTTCGACACCGACGGGAGCGGCCACCTGGAGAGCCAGGACTTCGTGGACCTCGGCTCCCGCATGCTGGCCGCGTTCGGCGAGCCGGCGACCTCCCCCAAGGGCACCGCCGTGATGAGCGGGCTGGTCGACTTCTGGACGGCGCTCAGCGCCGAGCTGGACCGCGCCAAGGACGGCCGCATCGACCTCGCCGAGTACCAGCAGGGCATGCGCCGCCTCTACGTCGAGGGCAAGGCCTACGACACGACGTTCCGCCCGCTCGCCCAGGCGGTCGTGGAGCTGATCGACACCGACGGCGACGGGACCGTCAGCCGGCAGGAGTTCCACACCGCCCAGCGCGTCTTCGACGGCGGCCTCGGCGAGGCGGCCGCGCAGGAGGCCTTCGCCCGCATCGACTCCGACGGAGACGGGCAGCTGACGGTGGACGAGTTCGAGACCGCCATCCGCGAGTACTACACCGACCCCAGCGACCAGGCCGCGGGCAACGTCCTGTTCGGCCGGCTGTAA
- a CDS encoding aldehyde dehydrogenase → MHSYEVFVAGAAEPGTRWVYWPRMGRLLREPYEVLALKARLERGEDLPYGEDVIAGRVARSTPEQGLRALAAARAAQPGWARVPLADRLELAHGVYRAVVEHADELTGLLVAEGHPVRLARWELASVRCGFGPDSVADFARRLVEPEQAVGGRRLRLVRKADGVVCLSPPRNAPTSNSFYGVMALAAGNTLVVNAPPTAPLGISFVYRELVQPLLERLGAPPGTLNLISTQTRPAIRQWLDSPDCDDLVYFGPSEQGLKVERECVSAGKKPVLELSGNDAVVVWDDAETDLAARALCERFYGSGQICMTPKHAIVHPAVADRLVKELAELVADLRPGPPEDPRTLLSPVVKRAEFSEFLAEALAAGAELVAGGEFVDVDDRPSDAGPFIRPTVLRVPGLALADRLRAVREETFFPLLCLVVPDPPSGAEPAEGDLLCEVIAFLNGNRYGLRNSLWAQDGQVIDRFCAEVTNGGMLKVNDSHIGGVPVLPYNGGTGATGGIFGEANQPAVRTTHLQSLSIATAVRPRASVFDHDAASRPSA, encoded by the coding sequence ATGCACTCGTACGAGGTATTCGTCGCCGGCGCCGCCGAACCCGGCACCCGCTGGGTCTACTGGCCGCGCATGGGCCGGCTGCTCCGGGAGCCCTACGAGGTGCTCGCGCTCAAGGCCCGGCTGGAGCGCGGCGAGGACCTGCCGTACGGCGAGGACGTCATCGCTGGGCGGGTCGCGCGGTCCACGCCCGAGCAGGGCCTGCGGGCGCTGGCCGCCGCCCGCGCCGCCCAGCCCGGCTGGGCCCGGGTGCCGCTCGCGGACCGGCTGGAGCTGGCGCACGGGGTGTACCGGGCGGTCGTCGAGCACGCCGACGAACTGACCGGGCTGCTGGTGGCGGAGGGGCACCCCGTCCGCCTCGCCCGGTGGGAACTCGCTTCCGTGCGCTGCGGGTTCGGCCCCGACTCGGTGGCCGACTTCGCCCGCCGGCTGGTGGAGCCCGAGCAGGCGGTCGGCGGCCGCCGCCTGCGGTTGGTGCGCAAGGCCGACGGGGTGGTCTGCCTGAGCCCGCCGCGCAACGCGCCGACCTCCAATTCCTTCTACGGGGTGATGGCGCTGGCGGCGGGCAACACCCTGGTCGTCAACGCGCCGCCGACCGCCCCGCTCGGCATCAGCTTCGTCTACCGGGAACTGGTACAGCCCCTGCTGGAGCGCCTCGGCGCCCCGCCCGGCACCCTGAACCTGATCTCCACCCAGACCCGCCCCGCGATCCGCCAGTGGCTGGACAGCCCCGACTGCGACGACCTCGTCTACTTCGGCCCCTCCGAGCAGGGCCTGAAGGTGGAGCGGGAGTGCGTGAGCGCCGGGAAGAAGCCGGTCCTGGAGCTGTCCGGCAACGACGCGGTGGTGGTGTGGGACGACGCCGAGACCGACCTGGCCGCCCGCGCCCTGTGCGAGCGCTTCTACGGCTCCGGCCAGATCTGTATGACCCCGAAGCACGCGATCGTCCACCCGGCCGTCGCGGACCGGCTGGTCAAGGAGCTCGCGGAGCTGGTCGCCGATCTCCGCCCGGGGCCGCCGGAGGATCCGCGGACCCTGCTGAGCCCGGTGGTCAAGCGCGCCGAGTTCAGCGAGTTCCTGGCCGAGGCCCTGGCGGCGGGCGCCGAGCTGGTCGCGGGCGGGGAGTTCGTGGACGTGGACGACCGGCCGTCCGACGCGGGCCCGTTCATCCGCCCCACCGTGCTCCGCGTCCCGGGCCTTGCCCTCGCCGACCGGCTGCGGGCGGTCCGCGAGGAGACCTTCTTCCCGCTGCTCTGCCTGGTCGTCCCGGACCCGCCGTCGGGCGCGGAACCCGCCGAGGGCGACCTCCTCTGCGAGGTGATCGCCTTCCTCAACGGCAACCGCTACGGCCTGCGCAACTCCCTCTGGGCGCAGGACGGGCAGGTCATCGACCGGTTCTGCGCGGAGGTCACCAACGGCGGCATGCTCAAGGTCAACGACTCCCACATCGGCGGTGTCCCCGTCCTCCCCTACAACGGCGGCACCGGCGCGACCGGCGGCATTTTCGGCGAGGCCAACCAGCCCGCCGTCCGCACCACCCACCTCCAGTCGCTCAGCATCGCCACCGCCGTCCGCCCCCGCGCCTCGGTCTTCGACCACGACGCGGCATCCCGGCCCTCCGCCTAG
- a CDS encoding response regulator transcription factor, whose translation MTIRVLIVDDQMMVREGFSVLLNAMDGIEVVGEAVDGRQAIAQVAALRPDVVLMDIRMPEMNGLEATREIVAADTDAKVLVLTTFDLDEYVYQALRAGASGFLLKDASARQLAEGVRVVASGEALLAPSVTKRLISEFSKLSETPRLGDPGSVGELTERETEVLVLIAQGLSNAEIADRLIVAESTIKTHVSRILVKLGLRDRTQAAVFAYETRLVTPT comes from the coding sequence ATGACGATCAGGGTGCTGATCGTGGACGACCAGATGATGGTCCGCGAGGGCTTCTCGGTCCTCCTGAACGCGATGGACGGCATCGAGGTGGTGGGCGAGGCGGTGGACGGCCGCCAGGCCATCGCGCAGGTCGCGGCCCTGAGGCCGGACGTGGTGCTGATGGACATCCGGATGCCGGAGATGAACGGGCTGGAGGCGACGCGGGAGATCGTGGCGGCCGACACGGACGCGAAGGTGCTGGTCCTGACGACCTTCGACCTCGACGAGTACGTGTACCAGGCCCTGCGGGCCGGGGCGTCCGGGTTCCTGCTCAAGGACGCGTCGGCCCGCCAGCTGGCGGAGGGCGTGCGGGTGGTGGCGTCCGGTGAGGCGCTGCTGGCCCCTTCGGTGACGAAGCGGCTGATCTCCGAGTTCTCGAAGCTGTCCGAGACGCCGAGGCTCGGGGACCCGGGGAGCGTGGGGGAACTGACCGAGCGGGAGACGGAGGTGCTGGTGCTGATCGCGCAGGGGCTGTCCAACGCGGAGATAGCGGACCGGCTCATCGTCGCGGAGTCCACGATCAAGACGCACGTGAGCCGGATCCTGGTGAAGCTGGGCCTGCGGGACCGCACGCAGGCGGCGGTGTTCGCCTACGAGACCCGGCTGGTGACGCCGACCTAG
- a CDS encoding sensor histidine kinase has protein sequence MASGLLKTLRRDLIDDAFAFRPLPRAGTDGPLVRLLPRGIRRRAGWAPHAVVGAMAAIAFATTAVTQASFLGDPGRLFAALLATVPVLMTLVRPIAAWWAAVAVTMVLGLLDGPSLTWPWTPGSFVAYIAVMVLVTLRTGPRVAAWMWTLTVTFGLVFTFMIGNRYGATFGPMLVVSAIALALASSIQVRRHAKAEVSAQQEVTAVERDRRTLLEERTTIARELHDVVAHHMSVVAIQAEAAPYRVKNPPPELEAAFVTIRENAVAALTELRRVLGVVRSADYEAPDAPQPTLASLDGLLANVREAGLSVDKTVTGSVRELPQGVELSAYRIIQEALSNTLRHAPGATAGVEVSYVLGGLGIRVVNGAPTGDVRPSPGAGHGITGMRERVAMLEGEMTAGETAAGGYEVAVFIPVRSRTESRDEPVEAAQ, from the coding sequence ATGGCGTCGGGGTTGCTGAAGACCCTGCGCCGTGACCTCATCGACGATGCCTTCGCCTTCCGGCCACTGCCGCGGGCGGGGACGGACGGACCGCTGGTGCGGCTCCTGCCCCGGGGGATACGCCGGCGTGCGGGGTGGGCCCCGCACGCGGTGGTGGGGGCGATGGCCGCCATCGCCTTCGCGACGACGGCCGTCACGCAGGCCTCCTTCCTCGGTGATCCGGGCCGGCTCTTCGCGGCGCTGCTGGCGACCGTGCCGGTCCTGATGACCCTGGTCCGGCCGATCGCCGCGTGGTGGGCCGCGGTGGCGGTGACGATGGTGCTGGGCCTGCTGGACGGCCCGTCGCTGACCTGGCCGTGGACTCCGGGCAGCTTCGTCGCGTACATCGCCGTCATGGTCCTGGTGACGCTGCGGACCGGGCCTCGGGTGGCGGCGTGGATGTGGACGCTGACGGTGACGTTCGGCCTCGTATTCACGTTCATGATCGGCAACCGGTACGGCGCGACCTTCGGCCCGATGCTCGTGGTCTCGGCGATCGCCCTGGCCCTCGCGAGCAGCATCCAGGTCCGGCGGCACGCGAAGGCGGAGGTCTCCGCGCAGCAGGAGGTGACGGCGGTCGAGCGGGACCGGCGGACGCTGCTGGAGGAGCGGACGACCATCGCCCGCGAGCTGCACGACGTGGTGGCGCACCACATGTCGGTGGTGGCGATCCAGGCGGAGGCCGCCCCGTACCGGGTGAAGAACCCGCCGCCGGAGCTGGAGGCGGCGTTCGTCACCATCCGGGAGAACGCGGTGGCGGCCCTGACGGAGCTGCGGCGGGTGCTGGGCGTGGTGCGCTCGGCGGACTACGAGGCGCCGGATGCCCCGCAGCCGACGCTGGCCTCGCTGGACGGGCTGCTGGCCAATGTGCGGGAGGCCGGGCTGAGCGTGGACAAGACGGTGACGGGCTCGGTGCGGGAGCTGCCGCAGGGCGTGGAGCTGTCGGCGTACCGGATCATCCAGGAGGCCCTGAGCAACACCCTGCGCCATGCGCCGGGCGCGACGGCCGGGGTGGAGGTGTCGTACGTGCTGGGCGGCCTGGGGATACGGGTGGTCAACGGCGCCCCGACCGGGGACGTGCGGCCCTCGCCGGGCGCGGGGCACGGGATCACCGGGATGCGGGAGCGGGTGGCCATGCTGGAGGGTGAGATGACGGCCGGGGAGACGGCGGCGGGAGGCTATGAGGTCGCGGTGTTCATACCGGTCCGCAGCCGGACGGAGTCCCGCGATGAGCCGGTGGAGGCGGCGCAATGA
- a CDS encoding response regulator transcription factor: protein MSTPIKVMIADDQMMVRQGFTVLLNAQPDIEVIGQAVDGADAVAKVAELGPDVVLMDIRMPGMGGIEATSVITGDPAAAVKVLVLTTFDLDEYVYEALRAGASGFLLKDASADQLAEAVRVVAAGEALLSPNITKRLITEFSRMGAPRGPSKARLGELTERETEVLSLIAQGLSNAEIAGHLIVAEQTVKTHVGRILVKLGLRDRTQAAVFAYETGLVRPAGY from the coding sequence ATGAGCACCCCGATCAAGGTGATGATCGCCGACGACCAGATGATGGTCCGGCAGGGCTTCACCGTGCTCCTCAACGCCCAGCCCGACATCGAGGTGATCGGCCAGGCCGTGGACGGCGCCGACGCGGTGGCGAAGGTCGCCGAGCTCGGCCCGGACGTGGTCCTGATGGACATCCGCATGCCCGGGATGGGCGGCATCGAGGCCACCTCCGTCATCACCGGCGACCCGGCCGCCGCGGTGAAGGTGCTGGTGCTGACCACCTTCGACCTCGACGAGTACGTGTACGAGGCGCTGCGCGCCGGGGCGTCCGGGTTCCTGCTCAAGGACGCCTCGGCCGACCAGCTCGCGGAGGCGGTGCGGGTGGTGGCGGCCGGGGAGGCGCTGCTGTCGCCGAACATCACCAAGCGGCTGATCACCGAGTTCTCCCGGATGGGGGCGCCGCGGGGGCCGTCGAAGGCGCGGCTCGGGGAGCTGACCGAGCGGGAGACGGAGGTGCTGTCGCTGATCGCCCAGGGCCTGTCCAACGCGGAGATCGCGGGGCATCTGATCGTGGCCGAGCAGACGGTGAAGACGCATGTGGGCCGGATCCTGGTGAAGCTGGGCCTGCGGGACCGCACGCAGGCGGCGGTGTTCGCGTACGAGACGGGGCTGGTCCGTCCGGCGGGGTACTGA
- a CDS encoding sensor histidine kinase has protein sequence MTQSTEPPSSAADAEDRAFLPGGLARELFTLKRDPLPKMSRPRWLAWLPHVVLTYAAIPCGVLTGMQLNDHYKVTGAAVLGLSLLTSATILLSMFRPIAAWWLGLAAAALIAWVIHDHVGQGQSWPWTPAGPFTFAPLILMVALRVPPRVTVWVIGITLALSGLAEAVLRPPHSQTIIAGVAILFGFVGLLGYALRATRLARGKLVEQETLTEEERARRTLLEERSRIARELHDVVAHHMSVISIQAQVAPHLVENPSAELKENLTGIRENALEALTELRRVLGVLRSEHPDDPANPHHPQPTLAELDGLVDNVRGAGLEVTTEIAGVRRPLTPGVELTAYRIVQEALSNCLRHAPGSRVEVGVAYGPRDLHLCVANSAPTRPAPPSHGAGHGLLGMRERAGMLGGELAAGPRPDGGYEVSAVLPMDPRTDARDGAPGSSPDPKKDV, from the coding sequence GTGACCCAGTCGACCGAGCCGCCCTCCTCCGCCGCCGACGCCGAAGACCGCGCCTTCCTGCCGGGCGGCCTGGCCCGGGAGCTGTTCACGCTGAAGCGGGATCCCCTCCCGAAGATGTCCCGGCCGCGCTGGCTGGCCTGGCTGCCGCATGTGGTCCTCACCTACGCGGCCATACCCTGCGGGGTCCTGACGGGGATGCAGCTGAACGACCACTACAAGGTCACCGGCGCGGCCGTGCTCGGGCTGTCGCTGCTGACGTCCGCGACGATCCTGCTCAGCATGTTCCGGCCGATCGCCGCCTGGTGGCTCGGGCTCGCGGCCGCCGCGCTGATCGCCTGGGTCATCCACGACCACGTCGGCCAGGGACAGTCCTGGCCGTGGACGCCCGCCGGGCCGTTCACGTTCGCGCCCCTGATCCTGATGGTCGCCCTGCGGGTGCCGCCCCGGGTGACCGTCTGGGTCATCGGCATCACGCTCGCCCTCTCCGGGCTGGCCGAGGCCGTCCTCAGACCGCCGCACAGCCAGACGATCATCGCGGGCGTGGCCATCCTCTTCGGGTTCGTGGGCCTCCTCGGCTACGCCCTGCGGGCCACCCGCCTGGCCCGCGGCAAACTCGTCGAGCAGGAGACCCTCACGGAGGAGGAGCGCGCCCGTCGGACCTTGCTGGAGGAGCGCAGCCGGATCGCCCGCGAACTGCACGACGTGGTCGCCCACCACATGTCGGTGATCTCCATTCAGGCGCAGGTCGCCCCACACCTGGTGGAGAACCCGTCCGCGGAACTCAAGGAGAACCTGACCGGCATCCGGGAGAACGCTCTGGAGGCCCTGACCGAACTGCGCCGGGTCCTGGGCGTGCTGCGCTCCGAGCACCCCGACGACCCCGCGAACCCCCACCACCCGCAGCCCACCCTCGCCGAGCTGGACGGGCTCGTCGACAACGTGCGCGGCGCCGGGCTGGAGGTCACCACCGAGATAGCCGGCGTCCGGCGGCCGCTGACCCCGGGCGTCGAGCTCACCGCGTACCGGATCGTGCAGGAGGCGCTGAGCAACTGTCTGCGCCACGCGCCCGGTTCGCGGGTGGAGGTCGGCGTCGCCTACGGGCCGCGCGACCTGCACCTGTGCGTCGCCAACAGCGCGCCGACCCGGCCGGCCCCGCCCTCGCACGGCGCGGGGCACGGGCTGCTCGGGATGCGCGAGCGGGCGGGCATGCTGGGGGGCGAGCTGGCGGCCGGCCCGCGCCCCGACGGTGGGTACGAAGTGTCCGCCGTGCTCCCCATGGACCCCCGCACGGATGCCCGGGACGGCGCCCCAGGCTCCTCCCCCGACCCGAAGAAGGACGTATGA